One stretch of Chryseobacterium indologenes DNA includes these proteins:
- a CDS encoding nucleoside recognition domain-containing protein, protein MVLSRIWSAFIIIAIAIASIKYISSSHYKTIFNDMVVGKGGDTVKIATQPMNALSPVVKDSLMKKNDFADSRIHYKTDSLKQNVAVYRVQEADGVIGTSETAVKICLGLIGIMTLFMGFMSIAEKAGGINLLSRFIQPFFSKLFPDIPKNHPAFGHMLMNFSANLLGLDNAATPFGLKAMESLQTLNPNKDTASNSQIMFLCLHAGGMTLIPVSIIAIRASMGSKTPTDIFLPCMIATFTATMAAMIIVSLYQKINLLRPIVIAYVGGISAIIGLLVVYLVQLSKDELDDFSKVLSNGLILFIFLAIVLGAVYKKINVFDAFIEGAKEGFTTCVKIIPYLVGMLIAISLLRTSGVFDVLIDGMKWAANAASLDPRFVDGLPTALIKPLSGSGARGMMVDTMATFGADSFQGKLAAVLQGSSDTTFYVIAVYFGAVAIKNTRYTVIAMLLADLVGIITSIALAYLFFA, encoded by the coding sequence ATGGTTCTCAGCAGAATTTGGTCGGCTTTCATTATCATTGCCATTGCCATTGCCAGTATAAAATACATTTCATCAAGCCATTACAAAACCATTTTCAATGATATGGTTGTTGGAAAAGGTGGTGACACGGTGAAGATCGCGACTCAACCGATGAACGCCCTCTCTCCTGTTGTGAAGGACAGTCTGATGAAAAAAAACGATTTTGCAGACAGCAGAATTCACTATAAAACAGATTCATTAAAGCAAAACGTAGCCGTTTACCGTGTTCAGGAAGCTGATGGCGTTATCGGAACGTCAGAAACTGCTGTAAAAATATGTTTGGGGTTAATTGGGATCATGACTCTTTTCATGGGATTCATGAGTATTGCAGAAAAAGCAGGCGGAATCAATCTTTTAAGTCGATTTATTCAACCGTTTTTTTCCAAATTATTCCCGGATATCCCTAAAAATCACCCTGCATTTGGCCACATGCTGATGAATTTCAGTGCTAATCTCCTTGGATTAGATAATGCCGCTACTCCATTCGGACTAAAAGCCATGGAAAGTCTCCAGACCTTAAATCCTAATAAAGATACTGCCAGCAATTCTCAGATTATGTTCCTGTGCCTTCATGCAGGAGGAATGACTCTTATTCCGGTATCAATTATTGCCATCAGAGCTTCGATGGGATCCAAAACGCCTACCGATATTTTTCTGCCCTGTATGATTGCAACCTTTACTGCAACTATGGCAGCTATGATTATTGTTTCTTTATACCAGAAAATCAATCTCCTTCGTCCAATAGTTATTGCCTATGTGGGAGGAATTTCAGCGATTATAGGGTTATTGGTTGTCTATCTCGTACAATTGAGCAAAGACGAACTTGATGACTTCAGCAAGGTACTAAGCAACGGGCTTATTCTCTTTATTTTCCTTGCAATCGTACTTGGAGCTGTTTATAAAAAGATCAACGTTTTTGATGCCTTTATTGAAGGCGCTAAAGAAGGATTCACTACCTGTGTAAAGATTATTCCTTATCTGGTTGGAATGCTGATCGCAATCTCTTTATTAAGAACTTCCGGAGTTTTCGATGTTCTTATTGACGGAATGAAATGGGCAGCCAACGCAGCCAGCCTTGATCCGAGATTTGTAGATGGTCTTCCAACAGCATTAATTAAACCTTTATCCGGTTCCGGAGCAAGAGGAATGATGGTAGATACAATGGCAACTTTCGGAGCAGACAGTTTCCAGGGTAAACTAGCAGCCGTTCTTCAGGGAAGTTCAGATACTACGTTTTACGTGATTGCCGTGTACTTTGGTGCCGTAGCCATAAAGAACACCAGATATACGGTAATTGCTATGCTTTTAGCTGATTTGGTCGGTATTATTACTTCTATTGCGTTGGCTTATTTATTTTTTGCTTAA
- the fbaA gene encoding class II fructose-bisphosphate aldolase — MSRIFPAGVATGQLVTDIFQYAKENKFALPAVNVIGSSNINATMETAAKLNSPVIIQFSNGGAAFNAGKGLSNDGQKSAILGAIAGAKHIHTLAEAYGATVILHTDHCAKKLLPWIDGLMDANEEFFKQTGKSLYSSHMLDLSEEPLEENIEISAQYFERMAKLQMTLEVEIGVTGGEEDGVDNSDVDNSKLYTQPEDVAYTYEKLKAISDNFTIAAAFGNVHGVYKPGNVVLTPKILDNSQKYVQEKFGTAAKPINFVFHGGSGSTLEEIREAIDYGVIKMNIDTDLQFAYTEGVRDYMVNNIDYLRAQIGNPEGEEKPNKKFYDPRVWVRKGEETFSTRLVQAFEDLNNINTLK; from the coding sequence ATGAGCAGAATTTTTCCGGCAGGAGTTGCCACAGGTCAGTTAGTTACTGATATTTTTCAGTATGCTAAAGAAAACAAATTTGCATTACCTGCAGTAAACGTAATTGGATCAAGCAACATAAACGCTACAATGGAAACTGCAGCGAAATTAAACTCTCCTGTAATTATTCAGTTTTCAAACGGTGGAGCTGCTTTCAATGCAGGGAAAGGATTAAGCAATGACGGACAAAAGTCTGCAATTTTAGGAGCTATCGCTGGAGCAAAACATATTCACACTCTTGCAGAAGCTTACGGAGCAACAGTAATTCTTCACACAGACCACTGTGCAAAGAAATTATTGCCTTGGATCGATGGATTAATGGATGCTAACGAAGAATTCTTCAAGCAAACAGGAAAATCTCTTTACTCTTCTCACATGTTAGACCTTTCTGAAGAGCCTTTAGAAGAAAATATTGAAATTTCAGCTCAATATTTCGAAAGAATGGCCAAACTTCAGATGACTCTTGAAGTAGAAATCGGAGTAACTGGTGGTGAGGAAGATGGTGTTGACAACTCAGATGTTGATAACTCTAAATTATATACTCAGCCTGAAGATGTAGCATATACTTATGAAAAATTAAAAGCTATTTCTGACAACTTTACCATTGCGGCTGCATTTGGTAATGTACACGGAGTTTACAAGCCAGGAAACGTGGTTCTTACGCCAAAAATCCTTGACAATTCTCAGAAATATGTTCAGGAGAAATTCGGAACTGCTGCTAAGCCAATTAACTTTGTATTCCATGGAGGTTCAGGATCTACTTTGGAAGAAATCAGAGAAGCAATTGACTATGGAGTTATCAAAATGAATATCGATACTGACCTTCAGTTTGCATATACAGAAGGGGTTAGAGATTATATGGTTAACAATATTGATTATTTAAGAGCTCAAATCGGAAACCCTGAAGGAGAAGAAAAACCAAACAAAAAATTCTATGACCCAAGAGTTTGGGTAAGAAAAGGTGAAGAAACTTTCTCTACAAGATTGGTACAAGCATTTGAAGATTTAAATAACATAAATACTTTAAAATAA
- a CDS encoding ferric siderophore ABC transporter substrate-binding protein — translation MRSYTANKNEENRDRIKSALLSVLIWCAILLFVFYYKLKPELDKEPEVITTMLVNFGDNRNGNGAEEPAEQPGSLAAETEVVTPEPVEVPVPETKTEVKPEPVVKPEPKKIEAKDKVITGNNSKNTVPKKEESKKIEKKEATSTSTAKNTKKSGTAKANSKTGNGDGQGNAAIGKFLGGKGQKPGGQGDGNGPGNAGDPLGGEGNGDSKVGIDRKLVGYIPGTMGRGGAQPSHSCTASGSITIAYTVDKAGNVVSARRAGGISDACVSSTSIAWVKKYVKAEKANVSSSGTYKITF, via the coding sequence ATGAGAAGCTATACAGCAAATAAAAATGAGGAAAACCGTGACCGGATAAAGAGCGCCTTGCTTTCTGTCCTGATTTGGTGTGCTATTCTGCTTTTTGTTTTTTATTATAAATTAAAACCCGAACTGGATAAGGAGCCTGAAGTGATTACTACCATGTTAGTAAATTTCGGAGATAACAGAAATGGAAATGGGGCTGAAGAACCTGCAGAGCAGCCGGGAAGTTTAGCAGCTGAAACAGAAGTGGTAACACCGGAACCTGTAGAAGTTCCTGTTCCTGAAACAAAAACAGAAGTAAAACCTGAACCGGTAGTAAAACCTGAGCCAAAGAAAATTGAAGCAAAGGATAAGGTTATTACAGGAAATAATTCAAAGAATACGGTTCCTAAAAAAGAGGAATCTAAAAAGATTGAAAAAAAAGAAGCTACAAGTACCAGTACTGCTAAAAATACTAAAAAATCAGGGACGGCTAAAGCCAATTCAAAAACCGGAAATGGTGATGGACAAGGAAATGCAGCCATTGGCAAGTTTCTTGGCGGGAAAGGACAAAAACCTGGTGGACAAGGTGATGGTAATGGCCCCGGAAACGCGGGAGATCCACTAGGAGGAGAAGGAAATGGTGACAGTAAAGTGGGAATCGATAGAAAACTGGTAGGATATATTCCCGGAACAATGGGAAGAGGAGGTGCACAGCCATCTCATAGTTGTACAGCAAGTGGCTCTATTACAATTGCCTATACGGTTGATAAAGCAGGAAATGTAGTCTCTGCAAGAAGGGCGGGTGGTATTTCAGATGCTTGTGTATCGTCTACATCCATTGCCTGGGTGAAGAAATATGTAAAGGCGGAGAAAGCCAATGTGTCTTCCAGTGGAACTTATAAAATAACATTCTAA
- a CDS encoding ExbD/TolR family protein, with the protein MKIQRRNKANPEFSLAAMTDVILLMLIFFMITSSAANQSAIEVNLPKAGAVEDNIPNPVVVSIKPDGAYFVDDNPVNRGELEKIIVDKLTSQTNKSFTIRADENTMHKDVVFVMEIAEKHKFNIAIATVKDK; encoded by the coding sequence ATGAAAATTCAGAGAAGAAATAAAGCAAATCCGGAGTTCAGTTTAGCAGCGATGACAGACGTTATCCTGTTGATGCTGATTTTCTTTATGATTACATCTTCTGCAGCCAATCAAAGCGCTATAGAAGTGAATCTGCCGAAAGCCGGAGCTGTTGAAGATAATATTCCCAATCCTGTAGTGGTTAGCATTAAACCGGATGGTGCTTATTTTGTAGATGATAATCCTGTGAATAGAGGAGAATTGGAGAAGATTATTGTAGATAAATTAACCAGCCAGACCAATAAATCTTTCACTATCCGTGCAGATGAAAACACCATGCATAAAGATGTGGTTTTTGTGATGGAGATTGCTGAAAAACATAAATTTAACATTGCTATTGCAACGGTTAAGGATAAATAA
- a CDS encoding endonuclease III domain-containing protein — MTKKQRAELVQTELDKLYPTTPIPLDHTDPYTLMVAVALSAQTTDKKVNEVTPNLFEVAGTPQRMAKLEEFQIKELIKEIGLSNTKAKNLKRMAELLLERHNGIVPQTYEELEALPGVGHKTASVVMSQGFGFPAFPVDTHIHRLMTQWKLTSGKNVVETEKDAKKLFPEEVWNKLHLQIIFYGREYSPARGKGEKDFITKMMFEK; from the coding sequence ATGACAAAAAAGCAAAGAGCTGAGCTCGTTCAGACTGAACTGGATAAATTGTATCCTACAACACCTATTCCTTTGGATCATACGGATCCTTATACTTTAATGGTTGCTGTAGCCCTTTCTGCACAGACAACAGACAAAAAGGTGAATGAAGTTACCCCAAACCTTTTCGAGGTAGCCGGAACCCCACAGAGAATGGCGAAGCTGGAAGAGTTTCAGATCAAAGAATTAATTAAAGAAATAGGGTTATCCAACACCAAGGCCAAGAACTTAAAGAGAATGGCTGAACTTTTATTGGAAAGACACAATGGTATTGTTCCACAAACTTATGAAGAATTAGAGGCTCTTCCGGGCGTAGGACACAAAACTGCATCAGTGGTGATGAGCCAGGGTTTTGGATTTCCTGCTTTTCCTGTGGACACCCATATTCACCGCCTGATGACGCAGTGGAAGCTTACTTCCGGTAAAAATGTAGTGGAAACAGAGAAAGATGCAAAGAAACTGTTTCCGGAAGAAGTATGGAATAAGCTTCATCTTCAGATTATTTTCTATGGTAGAGAATATTCTCCGGCAAGAGGAAAAGGGGAGAAGGACTTTATTACCAAAATGATGTTTGAGAAATAA
- a CDS encoding NAD kinase, with product MKAAIYSQKKDLDTFLYLSKFISELETRGVKSVLYDEMAEALQFSKIFETFNNKQDLLDKEVDLFFTFGGDGTIVNSLTFIEDLEIPVVGVNTGRLGFLAFFTKEEAFKELDAILKGDVKTSRRSVIEVVSPNLEGFFPYALNDVTVSRKETTSMITVDSYINNEFLNVFWGDGVIISTPTGSTAYSLSCGGPIISPNNENFVITPIAPHNLNVRPLVVNDKVEIKFRVESRVPQYSLSLDSRLIHIETDKEIIIRKADFQLLLVQPNNLSFYETIRQKLLWGRDKRN from the coding sequence ATGAAGGCAGCCATATATTCTCAGAAAAAAGATCTTGATACTTTTTTATATTTAAGCAAGTTTATCTCTGAACTTGAAACCAGAGGTGTAAAATCTGTTCTGTATGATGAAATGGCTGAAGCACTTCAGTTTTCGAAAATCTTCGAAACATTCAATAATAAGCAGGACCTTTTGGATAAAGAGGTAGATCTTTTTTTCACCTTCGGTGGAGACGGAACGATTGTAAATTCCCTTACATTCATTGAAGATCTTGAGATCCCTGTAGTGGGTGTCAATACGGGAAGATTAGGATTTCTTGCCTTTTTCACAAAAGAAGAAGCCTTTAAAGAACTGGATGCCATCCTAAAAGGAGATGTAAAAACAAGCCGTCGTTCAGTGATTGAAGTCGTTTCTCCCAATCTGGAAGGGTTTTTCCCTTATGCCTTAAATGACGTGACGGTTTCCAGGAAAGAAACAACCTCCATGATTACTGTAGATTCTTATATTAATAATGAATTTTTAAATGTATTCTGGGGTGATGGAGTGATTATCTCTACTCCTACCGGATCTACCGCCTACTCTCTAAGCTGTGGTGGTCCTATTATTTCCCCGAACAACGAAAACTTCGTCATTACTCCTATTGCCCCTCACAATCTGAATGTAAGACCTTTAGTAGTTAATGATAAAGTGGAAATCAAATTCAGAGTGGAGAGCAGAGTGCCACAATATTCATTGTCTTTGGACTCAAGACTGATCCATATTGAAACCGATAAGGAAATCATCATCAGAAAAGCAGATTTTCAACTTCTTCTGGTACAGCCAAACAATTTGAGCTTTTATGAAACCATCCGTCAGAAGCTACTTTGGGGACGTGACAAAAGAAATTAA
- a CDS encoding GNAT family N-acetyltransferase, producing MSLKKHPNADNTYETERLILRPMSGEDRDFIFELYNRPKFIQYIGNRNVNTVEDAENYILNRFTPQIERLGYGNYLLVTKETNEKIGAVGIFEREGLDVVDIGYSLLEEFEGKGYAFEAAQKVKSIGMDEFGLSKISAIISKENLSSQKLIKKLGLKFKKFVTLPGETEELNYYETE from the coding sequence ATGAGCCTCAAAAAACACCCAAACGCAGATAACACCTATGAGACTGAGAGACTGATACTTCGTCCGATGTCTGGTGAAGACAGAGATTTTATTTTCGAACTCTATAACAGACCAAAATTTATTCAATATATTGGCAACAGAAATGTAAATACCGTTGAAGATGCTGAAAATTATATTCTCAACAGATTTACCCCACAGATTGAAAGGCTGGGATATGGAAACTATCTTTTAGTAACTAAGGAAACTAATGAGAAAATAGGAGCCGTAGGAATATTTGAAAGAGAAGGGCTTGATGTCGTAGATATTGGATATTCTCTATTGGAAGAGTTTGAAGGAAAAGGATATGCTTTTGAAGCAGCACAAAAAGTGAAATCCATCGGTATGGATGAATTTGGACTGTCTAAAATATCTGCAATTATTTCAAAAGAAAACCTTTCTTCCCAAAAACTGATCAAAAAACTTGGACTGAAGTTTAAAAAGTTTGTTACACTTCCTGGAGAAACAGAAGAATTAAATTATTACGAAACAGAATAA
- a CDS encoding MotA/TolQ/ExbB proton channel family protein yields MLLTELSQILFAQITTPAVAADNLEFSFWKIMFHGGAFAKIVMVTVLLLGVFSLYLFFERFFFIKRLTSKTDSNFMNNIEDFIKEGKIEAAADYCKTQNSPEGRILEKGISRLGRPVSDIFSAMEAQAQVEVANMEKNLNLLAVVPSIAPMLGLLGTVIGMIIAFFNLSHATGSFSPKTLSEGIYTALGQTAVGLAVAIPANFCYNILLTRIDKFVLKAQNMSGEFLDLINKPL; encoded by the coding sequence ATGCTGTTAACGGAACTTTCTCAGATTTTATTTGCACAAATCACTACCCCGGCAGTTGCCGCAGACAATTTAGAATTTTCATTCTGGAAAATCATGTTCCACGGAGGAGCCTTCGCTAAAATAGTGATGGTGACCGTATTGCTGTTGGGAGTATTTTCCTTATACCTTTTTTTTGAAAGATTTTTCTTTATTAAAAGGCTGACATCAAAGACAGATTCTAACTTCATGAATAATATTGAAGATTTTATTAAGGAAGGAAAAATAGAAGCTGCAGCTGATTATTGCAAAACACAAAATTCCCCGGAAGGAAGAATTTTGGAAAAAGGGATTTCAAGACTTGGGCGGCCTGTTTCTGATATTTTTAGTGCGATGGAAGCTCAGGCACAGGTAGAAGTTGCCAATATGGAAAAGAACCTTAACCTTTTGGCTGTTGTACCGAGTATAGCACCAATGTTGGGGCTTTTGGGTACGGTAATCGGGATGATTATTGCCTTCTTTAATCTATCACATGCTACCGGGTCTTTCTCTCCGAAAACGCTTTCGGAAGGTATATATACCGCGTTAGGACAAACGGCTGTAGGTCTTGCCGTGGCAATTCCAGCCAACTTCTGTTACAATATTCTTTTGACAAGAATTGACAAATTTGTACTGAAGGCTCAGAATATGTCAGGAGAGTTTTTAGATCTTATCAACAAACCTTTATAA
- a CDS encoding DUF6973 domain-containing protein has product MRTFKIFFNTIRSMSFKKIMRLLSLVLPHPLFAILSFHATVKAFTIAQAKFPETASNNGIGNAFRHALWCCFIMMYCSKISSPKKALDFCKRMTDLHEELFPNQPLETKMDLHNNKFGMDYFMELLPGIHRQFFEKSFFVDGLVKKMDDAKVLKSLNDDFEGHLVYLEK; this is encoded by the coding sequence ATGAGGACTTTTAAGATATTTTTCAATACCATCAGGAGTATGAGTTTTAAGAAGATCATGCGTCTCTTATCCCTTGTTCTTCCCCATCCTCTTTTTGCCATACTCAGCTTTCACGCCACCGTTAAAGCATTCACCATTGCCCAGGCAAAATTTCCTGAAACTGCTTCTAACAACGGTATAGGAAATGCGTTCAGACATGCGCTGTGGTGCTGCTTCATCATGATGTATTGCAGCAAGATTTCTTCGCCTAAAAAAGCACTCGATTTCTGTAAAAGAATGACAGATCTGCATGAAGAATTGTTTCCTAATCAACCGCTGGAAACCAAAATGGATCTGCATAACAACAAATTCGGAATGGATTATTTCATGGAGCTTTTACCGGGAATCCACCGCCAGTTCTTTGAAAAAAGCTTTTTTGTAGACGGATTGGTCAAAAAAATGGATGACGCCAAAGTATTGAAGAGCCTAAATGATGACTTTGAGGGTCATCTTGTTTATCTAGAAAAGTAA
- the accD gene encoding acetyl-CoA carboxylase, carboxyltransferase subunit beta — MAFDWFKRKAKNITTSTDEKKDVPKGLWHQTPSGKVVEHDELKRNNYVSPEDGFHVRIGSAEFFDILFDGGKFTELDANVESIDILNFKDTKPYKDRLKEVKAKTKLTDSIRNAVGTVKGTEMVVSCMDFAFIGGSLGSVMGEKIRRAVDYCIKHKLPYMIICQSGGARMQEATYSLMQLAKVQAKLAQLSEAGLLYIAYLCDPTFGGITASFAMTADIIMAEPGALIGFAGPRVIRETIGRDLPEGFQTSEFLQEKGFVDFIVKRTEIQDTVAKTVNLLAAKA, encoded by the coding sequence ATGGCATTCGACTGGTTTAAAAGAAAAGCAAAAAACATTACCACCTCTACTGATGAGAAAAAGGACGTTCCCAAAGGTCTATGGCATCAGACTCCATCCGGAAAAGTTGTGGAACATGATGAATTAAAGAGAAATAATTACGTTTCTCCTGAAGACGGATTTCATGTAAGAATAGGAAGTGCGGAATTTTTTGACATCCTTTTTGATGGTGGTAAATTTACCGAACTGGATGCCAATGTTGAAAGTATTGATATCTTAAATTTCAAGGATACAAAACCTTATAAAGACCGTTTAAAAGAAGTAAAAGCAAAAACAAAACTTACAGACTCTATCAGAAATGCTGTAGGAACTGTAAAAGGAACTGAAATGGTGGTTTCTTGTATGGATTTTGCTTTTATCGGGGGATCTTTAGGTTCTGTAATGGGTGAAAAAATCAGAAGAGCAGTAGACTACTGTATCAAGCACAAACTTCCGTACATGATTATTTGTCAGTCCGGAGGAGCAAGAATGCAGGAAGCGACTTATTCACTAATGCAATTGGCTAAGGTACAGGCTAAATTAGCTCAGCTTTCAGAAGCTGGTCTTTTATACATCGCTTACCTTTGTGACCCAACTTTTGGTGGAATTACGGCATCTTTCGCTATGACTGCTGATATCATCATGGCAGAACCAGGTGCATTGATTGGTTTTGCAGGGCCAAGAGTTATCCGTGAAACAATCGGTAGAGACTTACCGGAAGGATTCCAGACTTCTGAATTCCTACAGGAAAAAGGGTTTGTAGACTTCATCGTAAAAAGAACTGAAATTCAGGATACTGTTGCCAAAACCGTTAATTTATTAGCTGCAAAAGCATAA
- a CDS encoding DinB family protein, whose translation MIIESLKTLYSRDLNKLKEEIEAYQKEETLWITDKNISNSAGNLCLHLVGNLNHFIGAQLGNTGYVRERDLEFSLKNVPRAELIEKVEATEIMINTVLSQLTEEDLKKEYSRIPSEDKMSTTHFLIHLIAHLDYHLGQINYHRRLLDI comes from the coding sequence ATGATCATAGAAAGCCTAAAAACTCTTTACAGCAGAGATTTAAACAAATTAAAAGAAGAAATTGAAGCCTATCAGAAGGAAGAAACCCTTTGGATAACAGATAAAAACATCTCTAATTCCGCAGGAAACTTATGTCTTCATTTGGTAGGAAACCTAAATCATTTCATCGGTGCACAGCTTGGAAATACAGGCTATGTAAGAGAACGTGATCTGGAATTTTCACTAAAAAATGTTCCAAGAGCAGAACTTATAGAAAAAGTGGAGGCCACTGAAATTATGATAAACACTGTACTCAGTCAATTAACAGAAGAAGATCTTAAAAAAGAATATTCACGTATTCCTTCTGAAGACAAAATGTCCACCACTCATTTCCTGATTCACCTGATTGCTCATCTGGATTATCATCTGGGGCAGATTAATTACCACAGAAGATTATTGGATATCTAA
- a CDS encoding DUF885 domain-containing protein has protein sequence MKNILSKSILALGLMVAIASCKKTDSPLTKVTPTNLDSIASNYYEQYLKLYPLDATSQGDLRYNDQLPINIDKDFISGEVAFYNSVQKQLENVDYKALSDEDKVVYDVLDYTLKDKIEAYAYHPEYIPFTQFGGLPLNFPLYGSGQGSQPFKTEKDYSDWLKRMEKFPEWMDAATDNFREGINNKVVLPKKLIVKMIPQMKAEEITTQDMEKNIFYGPIKNFPKNFTQAQKDKFSTLYKDAIIKKIIPAYTKMGIFLEKEYLPKGRDTDGYNSLPNGNEIYGYYVKSWTTTKKSPEEINKIGQQQVAMLRAEMEKVKQQVGFSGTLEEFITFVKTDPKAMTYKTSKEVLDGFNAILTKITPKLKTMFNVTPKTKFEIRQTEKFREASASAEYIPGTPDGKRAGIFYVPLPDPTKFNVTSGMESLFLHEAIPGHHYQVSLQQENTKLPKFMRFGWFGAYGEGWAHYCETLGPEFGLYTDPYQKMGYLSDQMLRAVRLVVDTGLHTGKMNREEAIKYFLSNISYDEGAAVAEVERYMAMPGQALGYKIGSLRIRELREKYQKELGNKFNLASFHDEVLSQGCLPLDVLNRKMELWAKKQK, from the coding sequence ATGAAAAACATTTTATCGAAAAGTATCCTGGCCCTGGGGCTCATGGTTGCCATTGCTTCATGCAAAAAGACCGATTCTCCCCTAACGAAAGTGACCCCTACCAATCTGGATTCTATTGCCTCCAATTATTATGAACAGTATCTAAAATTATACCCTTTAGACGCTACTTCACAAGGCGATCTAAGGTATAATGATCAGCTTCCCATCAATATTGATAAAGATTTCATCTCAGGAGAGGTTGCCTTTTACAATTCGGTACAGAAACAGCTGGAAAATGTAGACTATAAAGCCCTGTCTGATGAAGATAAGGTGGTATATGATGTATTGGATTATACTTTAAAAGATAAAATAGAAGCCTACGCTTACCATCCGGAATATATTCCATTCACTCAGTTTGGTGGCCTTCCTTTGAATTTCCCATTATATGGAAGCGGACAAGGAAGCCAACCTTTTAAAACTGAAAAGGATTACAGTGACTGGCTGAAAAGAATGGAAAAGTTTCCTGAATGGATGGATGCTGCAACAGATAACTTCCGGGAAGGAATCAATAATAAAGTAGTGCTCCCTAAAAAACTGATTGTCAAAATGATTCCTCAAATGAAGGCTGAGGAAATCACCACTCAGGATATGGAAAAAAATATTTTCTACGGGCCTATTAAAAATTTTCCAAAGAATTTTACCCAGGCTCAAAAAGATAAATTCTCAACACTTTATAAGGATGCCATCATTAAAAAAATTATTCCTGCCTACACTAAAATGGGAATATTCCTTGAAAAAGAATATTTACCAAAAGGTAGAGATACAGATGGATACAACAGTCTTCCCAACGGAAATGAAATTTATGGTTATTATGTAAAAAGCTGGACTACTACAAAAAAATCTCCCGAAGAGATCAATAAAATCGGGCAGCAACAAGTGGCTATGCTTCGCGCAGAGATGGAAAAAGTAAAGCAGCAGGTTGGTTTTTCCGGAACTCTGGAAGAATTTATCACTTTTGTAAAAACAGATCCAAAAGCGATGACTTATAAGACATCTAAAGAGGTTCTAGATGGGTTCAATGCTATTCTGACGAAGATTACCCCAAAGTTGAAAACCATGTTCAACGTAACTCCGAAAACGAAATTTGAGATCAGACAGACAGAAAAGTTCAGAGAGGCAAGTGCTAGTGCAGAATATATTCCGGGAACTCCGGATGGAAAAAGAGCAGGAATTTTTTATGTTCCGCTTCCTGATCCTACTAAATTCAATGTTACTTCAGGAATGGAATCTCTTTTCTTACATGAGGCGATTCCGGGTCACCATTATCAGGTTTCTCTTCAGCAGGAGAATACTAAACTCCCTAAATTCATGAGATTCGGATGGTTCGGTGCTTATGGTGAAGGATGGGCCCATTATTGTGAGACGCTAGGCCCTGAATTTGGTTTGTATACAGATCCATACCAGAAAATGGGATATTTAAGCGATCAGATGTTGAGAGCAGTAAGATTAGTAGTAGATACGGGCTTACATACTGGAAAAATGAACAGAGAAGAGGCAATAAAATACTTCTTAAGTAACATTTCTTATGATGAAGGAGCTGCCGTTGCTGAAGTGGAAAGATATATGGCTATGCCGGGACAGGCCTTAGGATATAAAATCGGGTCATTAAGAATCCGTGAATTGAGAGAAAAATACCAGAAAGAACTTGGTAACAAATTCAATCTGGCAAGCTTCCATGATGAAGTATTAAGTCAGGGATGCCTTCCATTGGATGTTTTGAACAGAAAAATGGAGCTTTGGGCAAAAAAACAGAAGTAA
- the bcp gene encoding thioredoxin-dependent thiol peroxidase — MLKVGDKLPQFEGKNQDGEAISSSKLIGKKLVVFFYPQASTPTCTVEACNLSDNYSRLEEAGYQLLGVSGDSIKKQKNFHSKFAFPYDLIADENRDIIEKFGVWQEKKTFGKTYMGIVRTTFIFDENGVCTRVIEKVTSKTAAEQILEG; from the coding sequence ATGCTGAAAGTTGGAGATAAATTACCTCAATTTGAAGGAAAAAATCAGGATGGAGAAGCCATATCTTCATCAAAATTAATTGGAAAGAAACTCGTTGTTTTCTTTTATCCTCAAGCAAGTACTCCAACATGTACTGTTGAAGCCTGTAATCTGAGTGATAATTATTCCAGGCTTGAAGAAGCGGGATATCAGCTATTGGGAGTAAGTGGAGATTCTATAAAAAAACAGAAAAATTTCCATAGCAAATTCGCCTTTCCTTATGATCTTATTGCTGATGAAAACCGTGATATTATTGAAAAGTTTGGGGTTTGGCAGGAGAAAAAAACGTTTGGTAAAACCTATATGGGAATTGTAAGAACAACGTTTATTTTTGATGAAAACGGAGTATGTACCAGAGTTATTGAAAAAGTAACGTCCAAAACAGCTGCTGAACAGATCTTAGAAGGTTAG